The stretch of DNA CTTGCACCGCGGCATCGTCGACTATTCCGAGCGGCTGCTCGCCACCATGCCCAGTGAGATCGATCAGGTGATGTACGGCTGCACCGGCTCAGAGGTCAACGACCTCGCGTTGCGCGTCGCCGAGGCCTTCACCGATGCGAAGGGTGTCATCGTCACCCGCGACGCCTACCACGGCAACACCGCTGCAGTAATGGAGATTTCGCCGTCTCTCGGCGACGCGACGACGCCCGCCCGGCATGTGCGTACGGTGCCGCCTCCCGACAGCTACCGGTATCCCGATGCGGCGGCACGCTTCGCAGCCGATGTCGCCCGCGCGGTGGACGACTTGAGCGAGAACGGAATTCGCCTCAGTTGCCTGATCGCGGACACGATCTTCTCGTCCGACGGCATCTACCCCGACCGCTCGGTGCTCGCGCCGGCCGTCGACGTCGTGCATCGAAACGGCGGGGTGTTCATCGCCGACGAGGTGCAGCCAGGCTTCGCGCGCACCGGCGAATCCATGTGGGGGTTCGAGCGTCACGGCGTGATACCCGACATCGTCACGATGGCCAAGCCGATGGGCAACGGCCTGCCCGTCGCCGCGATGGCGGCGCGTGACCACGTGTTATATCCGTTCGCTGCCAGGGTGCCGTACTTCAATACGTATGCCGGCAACCCGGTGTCGATGGCCGCCGCTGCGGCGGTGCTCGATGTCATCGAGAACGAGGATTTGATGGGCAATGCCGCTGCGGTCGGCGCTGCGCTGCGGGCGGAGCTGGCCCCGATCGCCGCGGACAATCCACGCGTCGGCGATGTGCGGGGAGCAGGGTTGTACATCGGGGTGGAGATCGTCAGCGACCCCGATGCGAAGACTCCGGACAGGACTGGCGCCAAGGCACTGGTCAACGCCATGCGCGAACGGCGGGTGCTGATCTCGGTGTGCGGCCATGACGGCAACGTACTGAAAGTCCGCCCGCCACTGGTGTTTTCCATGACAGACGTCGACTGGTTTTGCAGCGAATTCACAGCGGCCCTGGCGGTTTAGCCAACCGAGGGTGCGGGCACGCCACAGGTATGTCAGTGACAGCATTTCAGGATCTGCCGCTCGCTGATCGGGACCGTGAATGGGACGGCGATGCAGCGGAGAAACGAGTTCGCAAGTGGGCTGACGCGCAAGACGAGCCCAACCAGAAGTACCGCGACGCGCACGTCTGGTACGACAGCGACAACAAGGACAATTTCACCGCCTACAAGCTGCTGATCGCCGACGTGGTCGACGGCAAGCTGGAGGCCGTGCCGCGCGGGGTGATGGCGGCAGGGGCGATCATGCAAGGCTCACGCGGTGGCGTCGACTTGCCCAAGGACGACATCGACCGGGTCAAGAGCCACCTCGCCAAGTACTACAAGAAAATGGGCGACACCGCTCCCTGGGAGCGCAGCTAGGTAGATTGCGGGCGTGACCGCTGGCAGGTTCGCGCCCAGCCCGTCGGCCGATTTGCACATCGGCAATCTGCGCACAGCAGTGCTGGCGTGGTTGTTTGCGCGCTCGACGGGACGTCGCTTCCTGATGCGCGTCGAGGACCTCGACGACCGCACCCACACCGACATCGCCAACCGCCAGCTCGAAGATCTGGCGGCGATCGGGCTGACGTGGGATGAGCCCGCAGAATGGCAGTCGGAGCACCCACAGCGCTACGACGCCGTTGTCGACGACCTGGCCGACCGCGGTCTTCTCTACGAATGCTATTGCACCAGAAGGGATATCGCGCAGGCCCCGCGGGCCCCGCATGCACCGCAGGGCGCGTATC from Mycobacterium sp. JS623 encodes:
- a CDS encoding aspartate aminotransferase family protein encodes the protein MSFSNIMDSNSYTAGDDGDPLIEARERVLGPANRLFYDRPVHLVRGLGSHVFDADGARYLDAYNNVVSVGHCHPHVTDAVTRQMSTLNTHTRYLHRGIVDYSERLLATMPSEIDQVMYGCTGSEVNDLALRVAEAFTDAKGVIVTRDAYHGNTAAVMEISPSLGDATTPARHVRTVPPPDSYRYPDAAARFAADVARAVDDLSENGIRLSCLIADTIFSSDGIYPDRSVLAPAVDVVHRNGGVFIADEVQPGFARTGESMWGFERHGVIPDIVTMAKPMGNGLPVAAMAARDHVLYPFAARVPYFNTYAGNPVSMAAAAAVLDVIENEDLMGNAAAVGAALRAELAPIAADNPRVGDVRGAGLYIGVEIVSDPDAKTPDRTGAKALVNAMRERRVLISVCGHDGNVLKVRPPLVFSMTDVDWFCSEFTAALAV